The Antedon mediterranea chromosome 7, ecAntMedi1.1, whole genome shotgun sequence genome has a segment encoding these proteins:
- the LOC140053978 gene encoding DNA-directed RNA polymerase I subunit RPA43-like — MAFSGVGGNVVKHILPTFSEAVDLLKDKYSSLIRKTSIRHITLPPKYLGRLKAGVNDIINADLGLYSDRLGGVMIAFSNLRMCKPTGTIVDDQAFIHFDVQLDEIIFKPAIGSWLKGIVNKKGENYIGCLVHRCFNASIPKPKHQVNGWIGFDLELGEEFLFCVTRLESAHDVLSIAGMFNDSEQNYDLADGALPNEHGSKVKRKSNLKKVNSLPNYDEAETLSNIKIENDSDNEQETEDIKDESKLLHKHKSKKAKKRQHDSGESKTSICSPSSEKHKIKKSNKRQHDSEESETSMCSPSSEKHKIKKSKKRQHDSEEMCSPPEKLIKQEVEEHPDVKQKKHKKHKKHKKKLE; from the exons atggCGTTTTCAGGTGTCGGTGGAAATGTTGTAAAACACATTCTTCCAACGTTTTCTGAAGCTGTCGACCTGTTGAAGGACAAGTATTCGAGTCTTATAAGGAAAACTTCAATACGACATATTACTTTACCACCAAAGTATCTTGGACGACTAAAAGCTGGTGTTAATGACATCATTAATGCTGATTTAGGGCTGTATTCTGACAG aCTTGGTGGCGTAATGATAGCCTTTAGCAATTTGAGAATGTGTAAACCCACAGGTACAATTGTGGACGACCAAGcgtttatccactttgatgttcaGCTTGATGAGATTATATTCAAGCCTGCTATTGGAAGTTGGTTGAAG GGTATCGTGAACAAGAAAGGAGAGAATTACATTGGATGTTTAGTACACAGGTGTTTTAATGCGTCCATTCCAAAACCAAAACATCAAGTAAACGGCTGGATAGGCTTTGACCTAGAACTAGGAGAAGAATTTTTGTTCTGCGTCACACGGCTCGAGTCTGCTCATGATGTTTTATCAATAGCAGGGATGTTCAATGACAG TgaacaaaattatgatttagctGATGGAGCTTTACCAAATGAACATGGAAGTAAAGTTAAACGAAAAAGTAACTTAAAAAAAGTGAACAGTTTACCAAATTATGATGAAGCAGAAACATTATCTaacataaaaattgaaaatgattCAGACAATGAACAGGAAACTGAAGACATTAAAGATGAAAGTAAACTATTACATAAACACAAAAGTAAAAAAGCCAAAAAAAGGCAGCACGATTCTGGAGAAAGTAAAACATCGATTTGCAGTCCGTCAAGTGagaaacacaaaattaaaaaatcaaacaaaaggCAGCATGATTCTGAAGAAAGTGAAACATCGATGTGCAGTCCGTCAAGTGagaaacacaaaattaaaaaatcaaagaAAAGGCAGCATGATTCTGAAGAAATGTGCAGTCCACCAGAGAAACTAATCAAGCAAGAAGTTGAAGAACATCCTGATGTGAAACAAAAGAAACATAAAAAGcacaaaaaacataaaaagaaattggAATAA
- the LOC140054810 gene encoding nitric oxide synthase-interacting protein-like — MTRHQRNATAGSVYTYHERQKDAATSGYGTKHARLSKDSVKDFDCCNLTLQPCANPVVTAGGYLYDKEAILEYILQKKQEFQKKMKEYEKQKKKEEEEESNTLESKVEERKRAFVKQESSIVSKPINPFTEAPSAKKQKLQNDVDSVPGTSTVQPDRSKQLPSFWIPSQTPQATATKLKKPDKTVYCPMSQKPIKMKDLITVNFTLADEKDSQPLVAKKVRYKCAVTHDILSNSVPCVVLKPSGKVVTQECYEKLVKKDMLDPESGEKLEESDIITLKRGGTGFASSGVELAAKKARPVMMAS, encoded by the exons ATGACAAGACATCAAAGAAATGCCACTGCTGGTTCTGTATATACTTATCACGAACGTCAAAAAGATGCAG CTACATCTGGTTATGGGACAAAGCATGCCAGGCTGAGTAAAGATTCTGTCAAAGATTTTGATTGCTGTAACTTGACCCTTCAACCCTGTGCAAATCCTGTGGTAAC agCAGGTGGGTATTTGTATGATAAAGAAGCAATATTGGAATATATTCTACAAAAGAAACAGGAGTTTCAAAAGAAAATGAAAGAATACGAAAAACAGAAGAAAAAGGAAGAA GAGGAAGAATCAAATACTTTAGAATCCAAAGTCGAAGAAAGAAAGAGAGCATTTGTAAAACAAG AAAGCAGTATTGTTAGCAAGCCAATTAACCCATTTACTGAAGCACCATCTGCCAAGAAGCAGAAGTTACAAAATGATGTAGACTCTGTTCCAGGCACTAGTACAGTACAGCCAGATAGATCAAAACAACTACCCAGCTTTTGGATTCCTTCTCAAACACCACAAGCAACGGCAACAAAACTAAAGAAACCA GATAAAACTGTGTATTGTCCAATGAGCCAGAAGCCAATCAAAATGAAGGATTTGATAACAGTAAATTTTACACTTGCTGACGAAAAAGACAGTCAACCTCTGGTTGCCAAGAAAGTGCGCTACAAATGTGCAGTGACGCATGACATTTTGTCAAACTCTGTGCCATGTGTTGTTTTAAAACCaag TGGTAAAGTTGTTACACAAGAGTGCTATGAGAAATTGGTCAAGAAAGACATGTTGGACCCAGAAAGTGGAGAAAAACTAGAAGAATCAGATATTATTACACTTAAAAGg